A stretch of Ipomoea triloba cultivar NCNSP0323 chromosome 13, ASM357664v1 DNA encodes these proteins:
- the LOC116001295 gene encoding calcium-binding and coiled-coil domain-containing protein 2-like gives MELDKVHNVFHVSQLKRYVPDASHILKPEELEMDDSLVYEEKPIQILDSKTRDTRRKLVKMIKVQWSNHSFEEATWELESVMREREEATWELESVMRERYEATWELESVMRERYPESWELESVMRERYPELWELESVMRERYPELFNSGV, from the coding sequence ATGGAACTTGATAAGGTGCATAACGTAttccatgtttctcaacttaaaagatatgtacctgatgcgTCTCATATATTGAAACCTGAGGAGTTGGAAATGGACGATTCGTTAGTATACGAAGAAAAACCAATTCAgatcttggattctaaaacccgagataCGAGAAGGAAAttagtcaaaatgatcaaagttcaatggtcgaACCATAGTTTTGAGGAGGCCACGTGGGAATTAGAAAGCGTTATGAGGGAACGTGAGGAGGCCACGTGGGAATTAGAAAGCGTTATGAGGGAACGCTATGAGGCCACGTGGGAATTAGAAAGCGTTATGAGGGAACGCTATCCAGAATCGTGGGAATTAGAAAGCGTTATGAGGGAACGCTATCCAGAATTATGGGAATTAGAAAGCGTTATGAGGGAACGCTATCCAGAATTATTTAATTCAGGTGTGTAG